Sequence from the Clostridia bacterium genome:
GGCGGCAGGTTACGGGGTGACCAGCGTTTTAGAAACGCTGCCCCTGCTTGGCCCGCTATTCAAGGACAATAGCGGCACGGGAGACATCCACCTGCGCATTTCGACCTTCGCGGTGCTTACCTCGACGCTGATGCTGGAGGCTGTGGGGCTGGTAGCAGGCCTGTTGCCTGCGATCAAGGCCGCGCGGATGGATCCGATTGAGGCGCTGCGGTATGAGTGAGTGCGGTTGCTGATAAGCCGTTCGATCAGACTCTATTTTGTGCTGCACTCTTAAAAATGGGCGTTTCCCGGCAACTTGACGCCGAAGCGGCCAACTCCCGGATGGCCCGTAAACCGATCACGATGCCCGAGCGCGTTCGACTTCGCCGCAAATCTATCGTCCCGGCAGGGCCGCGCCGACTTCGGGCAGTTCCAACG
This genomic interval carries:
- a CDS encoding ABC transporter substrate-binding protein, coding for AAGYGVTSVLETLPLLGPLFKDNSGTGDIHLRISTFAVLTSTLMLEAVGLVAGLLPAIKAARMDPIEALRYE